One window of the Cognatishimia sp. WU-CL00825 genome contains the following:
- a CDS encoding di-heme oxidoredictase family protein has protein sequence MYRILCAATLAGSATAVLSGPLDEPHLNIIPRSDAERIRILATTAMPVDFLRPQQFEENSAGAATVRARKDANAFSEPSANISFDKELDFKVGNGFFRKIWVSAPSSTLASDGLGPIYNARSCQRCHIKDGRGHPPENALDNAVSMFLRVSIPGGSEHMIEEIQDYLATAPDPNYGTQLQDSSLAEVPAEYRLEIDYKEVALALSGGETASLRHPTYKAADLGYGPLHPDAMLSPRVAPQMIGLGLLEAIPAADILSLADPNDADQDGISGRANVVWSVEYDMPMLGRFGQKAGNPTVMQQSAGAFAGDIGISNPLFPAPHGECTERQVHCLNAPHGDQDDRVFEIDQESLDLTVFYSRNLGVPARRNIDDPQVLRGKEIFYATGCVLCHQPSHVTHRLQDQPEQSFQLIWPYTDLLLHDMGPDLADHRPEARATGTEWRTPPLWGIGLTEQVSGHTYFLHDGRARNLLEAVLWHGGEAQDQRDAVVRMPAKDRAALIRFLESL, from the coding sequence ATGTACCGCATATTGTGCGCAGCCACCTTGGCAGGTTCTGCCACGGCAGTTCTATCAGGGCCACTGGATGAACCACATTTGAATATCATCCCTCGAAGCGACGCGGAAAGAATCCGCATTTTGGCAACTACGGCAATGCCAGTAGACTTTTTACGCCCTCAACAATTTGAAGAAAACAGCGCCGGAGCAGCCACAGTGCGCGCGCGCAAAGACGCGAATGCTTTTTCAGAACCATCTGCCAATATCAGTTTTGACAAAGAATTGGACTTCAAAGTAGGCAACGGGTTCTTTCGTAAGATTTGGGTCAGCGCACCTTCATCAACGCTGGCTTCTGATGGTCTTGGGCCAATCTATAACGCGCGCTCTTGCCAAAGATGCCATATCAAAGACGGACGGGGACACCCTCCTGAAAATGCTTTGGATAATGCGGTGTCAATGTTCCTGCGGGTTTCTATTCCCGGTGGCTCAGAGCACATGATTGAAGAAATCCAAGATTATCTCGCGACGGCGCCTGACCCAAACTATGGCACGCAATTGCAAGACAGCTCGCTTGCAGAAGTGCCGGCTGAATATCGACTAGAGATCGACTATAAAGAGGTTGCGTTGGCTTTGTCTGGTGGAGAGACGGCCAGCCTGCGACACCCTACATATAAAGCCGCAGACCTAGGTTATGGTCCGCTGCACCCTGACGCCATGTTGTCGCCGCGCGTTGCTCCTCAGATGATTGGACTTGGCTTGCTCGAAGCGATCCCGGCAGCCGATATCTTGTCTTTGGCTGATCCAAACGACGCGGATCAGGACGGTATTTCCGGCAGAGCGAATGTGGTTTGGTCAGTTGAATATGACATGCCAATGTTGGGTCGCTTCGGTCAAAAGGCTGGAAATCCAACGGTCATGCAGCAATCTGCCGGGGCATTTGCCGGCGATATCGGTATCTCTAATCCGCTTTTCCCGGCCCCGCATGGGGAATGCACTGAACGGCAGGTGCACTGCCTGAATGCCCCACACGGCGATCAGGATGATCGGGTTTTTGAGATCGATCAGGAAAGCTTGGACCTTACCGTTTTCTATAGCCGAAATCTGGGTGTGCCCGCGCGCCGCAACATAGATGACCCGCAGGTGCTGCGCGGCAAAGAAATCTTCTATGCCACAGGATGTGTGTTGTGCCATCAGCCGAGTCATGTCACGCATCGATTGCAGGACCAGCCAGAGCAAAGCTTTCAGTTGATATGGCCATACACGGACTTGCTGTTGCACGATATGGGGCCTGACCTTGCAGATCATCGCCCCGAGGCGCGCGCGACCGGCACGGAATGGCGCACACCGCCGTTATGGGGCATTGGGCTGACAGAGCAGGTGTCAGGGCACACTTACTTTTTACATGATGGACGCGCACGTAACCTTTTAGAGGCCGTTTTGTGGCATGGCGGCGAGGCACAGGATCAACGTGATGCGGTAGTGAGAATGCCGGCCAAGGATCGTGCTGCACTGATCCGCTTTTTGGAA